The sequence TGTTTTCAGAATTTTGTGTGAGAAATATTGGCTCTTTTGCTGGTACTCTGAGACAATGGAtggattattttatgttttatttttatttcacacaacAAGGAATTGAAACAAATGACCTACaacacttctatttttttataaaagaatttgTCAAATCTTAAAGGCTACTGAAAGCCATTTGAAGAAATATGATAACATAAGTTTATATTCAAGTATAGCACTGTaggtttcttttcatctttctcagGGGGCATCTACGGATGAATATACTCTTCAAAGCTTCTATAACATCCTTGTTTCTTAGACTATATATGAGAGGGTTAAGCATAGGGGTAAGAATGGCATTAAACATAAAGAGAGACTGATTTAATTTGGGTGTCTTAGAGGACCCAGGCCTCATGTAGACCAATATGGCAGGACCAAAGTAGAGGATGACcacacagaggtgggaggagcaggtggccAGAGCCTTGTTCGTGCCTTCAGGGGACTTCATGCGAAGGACAGCAAGGAAGATGAGGGTGTAGGACGTAAGGATGAGACTTAGAGGGATGAGGACCACCAGAAAGCTTGAGACCACCACTGACCTCAGATAGGCTGATATGTCCTTGCAAGTGAGTTTCAAGAGGGCCATAACCTCACACAAAAAGTGTGGGATCTCTCGGGAATGACAAATGGAAAAATGCATGGCATAGGCTGTATGAACCAGCGAAGTTATTGCTCCTCCTGCCCAGGACCCAATGACCATCTTTTTGCAGGTGATATGACTCATAATGACTGAGTAACGCAGTGGGTTACAGATGGCAACGTAGCGGTCATAGGACATGAGGGTCAGCAGGAGGCACTCAGCAATTCCCAGGGTTAAGCTGAAGAAGATCTGGGTTCCACAGCCTACCTGAGATATGGTTCTTTTCCCTGAGAAGTTTGTGACAATTTTGGGGACAGAAGTTGAGATCAAGGCCAAGTCAATGAGGGAGAGCTGGCTGAGCAGAATGTACATGGGGGAGTGGAGGCGGGAATCTAGCCAGATGAGGAGAATAAGAACAGCATTGCCCACAACAGCCATAAAGTAGACCAGCAGGATAAGGCAGATAAGAATCACAAGGTGGCCTAACTCAGGCCAGAGCCCCAGGAGAATAAAATCTGTGGTTATAGTCTTATTGTTTCTCTCCATGGCTGAACATTATTGCCCTGGAAACAACTGTGAGATCACTGTTCCATTTGATGATGCGTTACTGTAGATCTTGTCTACTTTCCTTACTCCCAGGACTGCTCTGAACATATTCATACTGACTTTGTTCTTTGTGGTCTCTTCAGTATTATGCATATCTTCTCAACATATGTAATTTTCATTAACTATCTCTCATTGATTATTTAATAAACTAGTGTTTACACAGTGTATCTACTGTTACCAAATGTATCACTGATAGTTACCAAATAAGAACTTAGGTACATTTAACATTCTATCAATAAAAAGTCCATCAGTTTGATGAAaatttttcatgtgtatttcttaaaaaataattcaatcaTCACCTTGAGTTCCTTTAGCAGACACAGCTTCAACAGAAGAATTATGatgattttacattttgaaaagtcAACATTTTCACTTAGTCTTATGAGGCTTcatggaaaataaagaagattCTCTTGAAGATGGGAAGTAGAGCCCTTGGTAACCTGAGTAAAGACAAGATTTTTCAGAACTGAGTGTGGGCTGTGTTCACCTTTTCCTTCTCACATAGGGAGCATTCCCATCTGCCTATGAGTCCTCTTTATTTTGATCCCAACTCAAGCATCTGTTAAGCCAGCTGAAGTAGAACAGAATGACTAACTATAGCACCGGTATTTAGAGAGGAAcctaaaaaatatgatttttgccAGTTTCCCAGAAATCATCCTACTCTGCATAAAGTTTGAACCTATCATCAAGGTAATTCCCAGTACTAGCTGATGCTGCACAAGGGGAGGACACAAGGTCATGATGGAGGAGATTGATAGGATACAGCTTGCAAGaagtgatttcttttaaaagatggaaTATCTTCTGTTTAGCAAAGATTTGGTTGGATTTATAAGCTCTATAAGCAGTAGGAGTATTATGAACCAGTTAAATGTCTGACCTCTAGAAGATCAGTACCAGGGTTTGAAGCTCCTGCCAAATGACTACATTTACCTGCCTCATATCCTTGGCCTAGGGGAATTGTCCTTCTgtgcctctcttctttccttcatgaAACTGAACTAAAGCATACCCATAACACAGGGGTGatgtgtgattaaaaaaaagtaatgagtATAGATTTGAGAACATTGCATGGGCAGCAGCGTTAAATGCATATATCAGGCATAATTAGAGAATTACTTTGCACAAGTGGCAGAATCAGTGCCTTCAGGTCCCTTATTACTCACAGAGCTGTGCACATTCACATAGTATATCAGAGTGATTCTGGTATGTTTCTTGAAGGTTCACCTGTAAAGTGCattggacctagaggatattatgctaaatgaaataagttggacagagaaagtcacatactgtatgagctcacttatatgtggaatctaaaacacaagTGAGCAGACATAACTAAACACAGAgggagtcatagatacagagaagaaacagataGTTTGCCAGAGTGTAGAGggatgaggggaggagagaataGGTGAGGGGGATTAAGTGGTACAGACTCGCAGCCACAAAGTAAATGTCAGAGATgggaaatgtacagtgtggggaatatagtcaataactaatATCTTTGTGTGATGACATATTGTAACTAGACTAATCATGGTGATCgttttaaaatgtatagaaacagggacttcccttgtggtccagtagttaagactccatgcttccactgcagggggcatgggtttgatccctggtccaggaactaagatcccacatgccatgcatcacagccaaaagaaaaaaaagtatagaaacattgaatcattatgttgtgtggCAGGAACGaatatagtgttgtaggtcaattatacttcaaaaacaaacaaatcaagtCATAGAGAAAGAGATAATATTTGTGGTTATTAGTGGTGGGGGATGGAGCAGGAGGAACTGGATGAGGGTAGTCCTTTTAGTAAGGtccaaactcccagttataagataaataagtactagggatgtaatgtacaacatgataaatataagtaATACTGCTGTGTGTTATATACAGAAGCTGTTATAAGAGTAAATCATAacaattctcatcacaagggaaaaactttttctgtttctttaattttgtgtctatatgagatgatggatgttcactaaacttgttgtggcaatcatttcatgatgtgcaTAAATCAAATCATGCTGTAGACCCTAAACTTatgcagtgctgtatgtcaattacatctccataaaactggaaggaaaaaaatgttaagtacAAGAATTTATAACAGGTTTCTGAGTGCGGTGTAGAGGGAAGGGTTTGAATAAGCCAATGGTTTGAGGCACGTTTTTCAAAAACCAGTGGATAGAGGAAGAGCAATGCAGTTTTACTTTCACTGATAAATCATACAACCCACTTTCAAAGTCCCAGCTCAAATTCTCCCTCCTCCGCGGTCCTCCCAGCTGCCAACTGCTCCCCTATCTTCTTCCATGTTCATCAGTCTTTCACAGTGTATGTTGCAGTCTTGCTCAAACCAGAGTTATTTGTGGATAAATATTtcctgttgttattgttgttgttgttttatctgAATATGTCTTTGCTACATCTTGAACATGTGCTTAATAAAATTTTACACTGACAAACTTCTTCCTTCGGCACTTCAGAGAAGTAGTTCCACTGATTTCTGGCTCCCAAAGTTTTTGATGAGAATTGAGCAAATATTTGGAATTATCGTTTCCATATCGtgttctatttctgctttttaaaaaattccctttatctttgattttcatcAGTTTGAGTATGATGAAACTAGCCATGAATTTCTTCATATCTATTATTCTTAGAGTTTGTTAACCTT is a genomic window of Hippopotamus amphibius kiboko isolate mHipAmp2 chromosome 15, mHipAmp2.hap2, whole genome shotgun sequence containing:
- the LOC130837299 gene encoding olfactory receptor 2AJ1-like; translated protein: MERNNKTITTDFILLGLWPELGHLVILICLILLVYFMAVVGNAVLILLIWLDSRLHSPMYILLSQLSLIDLALISTSVPKIVTNFSGKRTISQVGCGTQIFFSLTLGIAECLLLTLMSYDRYVAICNPLRYSVIMSHITCKKMVIGSWAGGAITSLVHTAYAMHFSICHSREIPHFLCEVMALLKLTCKDISAYLRSVVVSSFLVVLIPLSLILTSYTLIFLAVLRMKSPEGTNKALATCSSHLCVVILYFGPAILVYMRPGSSKTPKLNQSLFMFNAILTPMLNPLIYSLRNKDVIEALKSIFIRRCPLRKMKRNLQCYT